In the genome of Piliocolobus tephrosceles isolate RC106 unplaced genomic scaffold, ASM277652v3 unscaffolded_29869, whole genome shotgun sequence, the window tcagagaaatgcaaatcaaaaccacaatgagatatcatctcacaccagttagaatggcaatcattaaaaagtcaggaaacaacaggtgctggagaggatgtggagaaataggaacacttttacactgttggtgggattgtaaactagttcaaccattatggaaaacagtatggcgattcctcaaggatctagaactagatgtaccatatgacccagccatcccactactgggtatatacccaaaggatcatagatcatgttgctataaagacatatgcacatgtatttttattgcggcactattcacaatagcaaagacttggaatcaacccaaatgtccttcagtgacagactggattaagaaaatgtggcacatatacaccatggaatactatgcagccataaaaaaggatgagtttgtgtcctttgtagggacatggatgcagctggaaaccatcattctcagcaaactatcacaagaacagaaaaccaaacaccgcatgttctcactcataggtgggaactgaacaatgagatcacttggactcgggaaggggaacatcacacaccggggcctgtcatggctgggggtgggagggattgcattgagagttTTACCTGAtctaaatgatgagttgatgggtgctgacgagttgaagggtgcagcacaccaacatggcacaagtatacatatgtaacaaacctgcacgttatgcacatgtaccctagaacttaaagtataataataataaaataaaatttttaaaaaagggggggagaaaatacataattttacttgtatttgcataaagaaactctagaaaaataccaaaaaaggtATTAAAATTGGCTATCTTTCTAAGTGGCGAATAAATGAAAGTTGATTCTCACTTAttgttttataattgtatttGCACTCTTTGGCTATTTAAGCTATGTATAGGTGCTTTGGggatataataaaacaaattttaaaattaaaaaaaaaaaagactgaatctaTGTATCTAGACTAAATAGGCCTTGGAAAACAAGGCCTCTCCCTCCACAAGTGGATTTGTTCCTTTCAGATTTGTGTTAAAGGTTATACTCTGACTGCTCAAAAGAAATAACAGCTGGTAGGAATAACACATTTTCAAACAACCCATCTTGCTAGTTAAGTAATTGGACTTGGAGGCCCTTTTTTGCTGTGCTCCAGATCTAAATTGAGGGGAAGTTTTTATGTTATAAAGGGCTACCCTTGGAAGAGTCTGATCAttatctttcattattattttgttaattacaAGTGTCCACCTTCATGGGCAAGTTGCTGATCTataacacacacaacatttacatTAAACTATAATATTTCTGTTTGGACAACCTGGAATCTAGATATACCATGTTTCTGAAATACACTGTGAAGAAAAGCCGCTTAGTCATACTAAGTAATGATGTTCACAGATGAGCTAAGTATAACAACTCAACCTTCCCAAGCTAAGCTCAACAGTAAGGGAGATGGAGATGTTCCATGATACAGACCAacagttttcaaagtgtggtcccagaTCACCAACATGAGCAAATTCTCTGAGTCTGTTCCAGACAAAAAGATTTGGAAACTCTGGAGATTAAGCTATAGTTTCATGTTTAACAAGCACTCTCCAGGTTATTCTGctacacattaaagtttgagaatcactgattaAGTTTTGTTCTCACCGATAGAACAGACTTACAGCTAAAATGTTGGAAAATGTGACTCGATTGACATGTCAGAGATAATTTGCAACTGCTTCCTTTCTGCCCAAATTCTATCAGACTAATCACTTGAATAGATTAATTGAAAAATCACTTATGTTTGTAGatgaaattaaatactttttgtatttaacTGCTTTTGGTTAGAATCCTATTTTGTTGAAAGTGGTTGGTTTTATCTGTGTTCTGTAAAGATGTTTATAAACCCTCATCAAAGTTCTACCAGTAAGTCACATTCTATTCAGTATAAGGTGAAATGTTTTACATCAAATCTCATGCTGTGTAATGGCCAAAGAATATTTAAGGTGACTGAATGGATTTCTTGACTCAGTAttcaaaagtaaacattttaagatGTTAATGTTTAAGGCTTTTACCTCTTCTCAAAATTGATTTTATGTAACTCTCATTATTTGCAACTCCTGAAATCACCAAAGATCTTGCTTAAGCAACATGTAGCAgcaacttatttttcttatctttatatGGATTTACTGAAGTGTAGATTGTTTGATAATGGATGTAGCTTTGGGGCACAAGTCTGTTTAACTGTGTGAATgctataatttaatatttaagacAAAACAACAACTTTGGCTTGGTAAACATATATCACtgatttctgaaaaactgaatGGAAGAACCTGTTATATTGTGTTCTTATTTGACAGGTGATCTTGTGGTTCTTTCTAGGTATCCAATAGAAAAAGCACTCTCCAGTGTTCATCTGTGGAACTGGATGGTTCCTACTTGAGTGTAGCCAGACCGCAGACCTACTATCAAACTAAGCAAAGACCTAAGTCTGCAATCCAGGATTCAGCTTCAGAATCCCTTATAGCATTTAGGAATaattctttgaaaccagtaaCCGTTCATCATCCCAAAGATGATCTAGGTAAGATACCATCAGAGACCACAACATGTAATTATGAATCTCCAGGGAGAAAACCAGTAGATGCAGTCCCAACAGAGAAAATGCCACAAGAAGAATTGCACATGAAGGAATGTCCACACCTTAAGCCTGCTCCTAGTCAGTGCTGTGGTCATAGACTTGCTGCAGATCGTGTTCATGAGAGCCATTCTACAAACATGGCCCCTCAACATCCTAAGACACATTCAGAATCATGCAGTTATTGCGGACTTTCTTGGGCATCTCTGTTGCATGGTGGAGGGGCGCTGCAACCAAATGAAACTTTGAAAAAGCAGATCTCAGAAGGTAGAAAGCAGCAACTGATGCTTCAGAAAATGGAGCTGGAAATTGAGAAGGAACGCCTTCAGCATCTGCTGGCCCAGCAGGAGACAAAGCTTCTTCTAAAACAGCAACAGCTTCACCAGTCTCGACTGGATTACAATTGGTGAGTGCtgcctgttctttttctttctttctttctttattttgagacgaagCCTTTGcaggagtgcagcagcacgatctcagctcactgcagcctccgcctcccaagttcaagcagttctctgtctcagcttcctgagtagctgggattacaggcgcccgccaccacgcctggctaagtttcgtatttttagtagagatggggtttcaccgtcttggccagcctggtcttgaactcctgacctcgtgatctaccctaCCCGCCTAgaacttccaaagtgctgggattacaggcgtgagctaccgcacctggccgagTCCTGCCTCTTCTTTTAGCAATGTCTGTAGTTTGGAGAACACAGTGTCAAATTGCTGTATTACTATAGCAGATGTGTAGAACCAGAGGTTCTTCTGGATCTTGGCTTGATCTTGGCATATCAGTTATGTCTACTAAGTAAATTCCCCTTTATTCTTTGAAAGACTTCAAAGATTACCTTGTCTTCCAAACTGATAGCTTAGAATATCTATTTCTGAGCAGTCTGGTGTAATTTTTGCTGGGttccaaagacattttaaaatgatcttaCCATTATGCAGAATCCTTTGCTGTTTGATATCATTGTGGACAATATTAGGCATTAAGTAAAAGCTTGAGATTTCGGGGTGTGGAATTAGATTGTAAAGCAGTGAGATTAGCTGTCATCATTCCAAATTTATGTCTACCTgccataatataaaatataacaagtGATGGGAGTCTTCTAAATTTAACCCTTTCTGGCCGTGAAGCATGACCTGTTGAATGACGAATTCTCATAAACCTATCCACATGTGGCCTGTTCTTCCCTTAACAATTCTTCCTAAGAACAGTGCTTGAAAAGCTAAATTGCTAATTTGTTATTATATAgtgtttcttttctccacatccttattgacatttggtattgtcattgatttttattttacctcttcTAATATGTGTATAGTGACATTTCATTGcagtcttaatttgcatttcactaatggctaatgatgttgaacatctttttgtgtgtgtgcttgtttgCCCTCCTATCTTCTTCAGTAAATTCTATCTTCAGTTTTGCCCATATTCTAATTGGATCTTTTGGGTGTTTTGCTGTTTGCAGAGTTCTTCATATATCTAGAtataagtcctttgtcagatatgtgagtagcaaatattttctccaagtctgtagcttgtcttttcttgtttatctttaatttttttttcttttggtagagacaggttctcactgttgcccaggctggtttgaacttaaacaattctcctgcctcagcctcccaaagtgctggaattacaggtttgagccactgctcctgactCTGCCTTTTCAATTGCTTAATAGgatctttcacagagcaaaactttttaattttaataaagtccaatttatctactttttctgTTATGGATTATGTAAAGTTTTATCATAgatagatgttgaattttgtcaaataccttTTATGAATTTTGTCAAGTATCTTTTATGATCATATGCTTTTGTTATTTGCcctgttaatatggtgaattacatagatttttaaatattaaaccagccttgcatccctgaAATAAACCCCACTCAGTCAGAATGTTTGAGTTTAAAAATGTTACTGAATTCCATTtactaatatttgttgagaatatttgcatcagttttgttttgttttttttgagacagagtcttgctctatcacccaggctggagtgcagtggcgtgatcttagcccactgtaacctctacctactgcgttcaagggattctcatgcctcagcctcctgagtagctgggattacaggcgtgagccattgtgtctggccTATTTGCATTAGTTTTGATGAGGGATATTgttctgttgttttccttttttttttccccctttgtccttgtcttgtttcagtatCAAGGTAACgcaggcctcataaaatgagttgggacaTGTTTGCTCTGCTTCTGCTTTCTGAAAGAGATTGtgtagaattggtgttaattcttccataaatgtttagtagaattctccagtgaaaccatctggacctggagatttattttttgagactgtaaATTCCAAGTTTAATTTCCTTTATACTTACAAGGCTATTCAAATTATCTATTGGATAATCTACCTTGCCAcaggtttgtttattttaattatctttcaaataactggctttttgtttcatttagtttttgttatttttctgttttcaatttcattggtttctgctctttattaatttcttccttctgcttgctttaaatttactttgctcttcttttttcctaatttgttAAGGTGAAAGCAtattgatttgagactttttCACTTTTCTACTGGAAAAATTTAGTGCTCTAAATTCCCTTCTCGGCACTGATTCAGCTgtgtcccacaaattttgatatgttgcattttcatgtttatccaattcagtgtttttttggGGTATCTTTTG includes:
- the LOC113222208 gene encoding protein hinderin-like yields the protein MPQEELHMKECPHLKPAPSQCCGHRLAADRVHESHSTNMAPQHPKTHSESCSYCGLSWASLLHGGGALQPNETLKKQISEGRKQQLMLQKMELEIEKERLQHLLAQQETKLLLKQQQLHQSRLDYNW